One part of the Alistipes onderdonkii genome encodes these proteins:
- a CDS encoding Arm DNA-binding domain-containing protein, which translates to MAAGISILCYKSKMLANGAHPLMIRFCKDGKKRYMSLCGVFGFGSVPEHAVQEPCCFRGALHIRRTECGTVWAAGASGCRLASSMISAGFHGMPDGNGPPRKKGSPLDVYGREGQ; encoded by the coding sequence ATGGCAGCAGGTATTAGCATCTTGTGTTACAAATCAAAAATGCTTGCAAACGGAGCGCACCCGCTGATGATTCGTTTCTGTAAAGATGGAAAGAAGAGATATATGTCTTTGTGCGGCGTCTTCGGTTTCGGATCTGTTCCTGAACATGCGGTACAGGAACCCTGCTGTTTTCGCGGCGCACTTCATATACGGCGCACCGAATGCGGAACGGTCTGGGCGGCCGGTGCTTCGGGGTGCCGGCTCGCTTCATCCATGATTTCCGCGGGGTTTCATGGTATGCCTGACGGAAACGGGCCGCCCCGCAAAAAGGGCAGCCCGCTCGATGTATACGGCCGGGAGGGTCAATAA
- a CDS encoding calcineurin-like phosphoesterase C-terminal domain-containing protein, with the protein MKNDSIFTWFRRKLRLPAAALVAAAMMACGGDDKMITELPKPGGDDDGGKTEITPDKGITLYGLVSDKEGNPLEGVVVSDGYSVVASDKKGVYQIVRDPNAKHVFISVPSGYEIPAQANFGSYQGAYQAANSVTGSSSKPYRADFTLSKLAQSDKRFLLFGLGDPQPDNNDHIHRFRTETVPDVKKIAAKYSIPMVGIALGDILGKGDAQTFTSMKRAFGETGVPFFTTIGNHDKSSVDYTGDTYRDVLGPRWYSFNRGDVHFIAMDNIIFTGTDYTGGFTDEQVAWLEKDLGFVPTDKMVILYYHIPLRDNTGYLNRKKVLDMISRYKNPTLMCAHTHYFQPYHMRSHKLFERIHGGTCGYFWRSTCGGDGTPNGFMVYEIDGTEIIDTYFKASQRADDYQIRLYRGNAEFAGPYATYKYDVGADVVVANVFTSGMDGATWKVELSEDGGKTWSVMTEMSQSYGDRWIRGYHIGVEKHPVESGTSPCYHQYQCKLKNPEATGIVVRATDSFNHVYTQTHFNESNDFTEAEGY; encoded by the coding sequence ATGAAAAACGATTCAATCTTCACATGGTTCCGCCGGAAACTCCGCCTCCCGGCCGCAGCACTGGTAGCTGCGGCAATGATGGCTTGCGGCGGAGACGACAAAATGATCACCGAACTGCCCAAACCCGGCGGCGATGACGACGGGGGCAAAACGGAGATCACGCCCGACAAGGGCATCACCCTCTACGGGCTGGTAAGCGACAAGGAGGGCAACCCCCTCGAAGGGGTCGTCGTAAGCGACGGGTACAGCGTCGTGGCGAGCGATAAGAAGGGCGTCTACCAGATCGTGCGCGACCCCAACGCCAAGCACGTATTCATCTCCGTGCCTTCGGGGTACGAGATCCCGGCACAGGCGAACTTCGGCTCCTACCAGGGTGCCTACCAGGCGGCCAACTCCGTCACCGGCAGCAGTTCGAAACCCTACCGGGCAGACTTCACGCTTAGCAAGCTCGCCCAAAGCGACAAGCGGTTCCTGCTCTTCGGGCTGGGCGACCCGCAGCCCGACAACAACGACCATATACATCGGTTCCGCACGGAAACGGTACCCGACGTGAAGAAGATCGCCGCCAAGTACTCGATCCCGATGGTCGGCATCGCCCTTGGCGACATCCTGGGCAAGGGCGACGCCCAGACCTTCACCTCGATGAAACGCGCCTTCGGTGAAACGGGCGTCCCGTTCTTCACCACGATCGGCAACCACGACAAGAGTTCGGTGGACTATACGGGTGACACCTACCGCGACGTGCTCGGGCCGCGCTGGTACTCGTTCAACCGCGGCGACGTGCATTTCATTGCGATGGACAACATCATCTTCACCGGCACGGACTACACGGGCGGCTTCACCGACGAGCAGGTGGCATGGCTGGAGAAAGACCTCGGCTTCGTCCCGACGGATAAAATGGTAATCCTCTACTACCACATCCCGCTGCGCGACAACACGGGCTACCTCAACCGCAAAAAGGTGCTCGACATGATCTCCAGGTATAAGAACCCCACCCTGATGTGCGCCCATACGCACTATTTCCAGCCTTACCACATGCGCTCGCACAAACTCTTCGAACGCATCCACGGCGGCACGTGCGGTTATTTCTGGCGTTCGACATGCGGCGGCGACGGCACGCCCAACGGCTTCATGGTCTACGAGATCGACGGCACCGAAATCATCGACACCTATTTCAAGGCCTCGCAGCGCGCCGACGACTACCAGATCCGGCTCTATCGCGGCAACGCCGAGTTCGCAGGCCCCTATGCGACCTACAAATACGATGTCGGGGCGGACGTAGTCGTAGCCAACGTCTTCACGTCCGGGATGGACGGCGCGACCTGGAAAGTCGAACTGTCCGAAGACGGAGGCAAGACGTGGAGCGTTATGACGGAGATGTCGCAGAGCTACGGCGACCGCTGGATCCGCGGCTACCACATCGGGGTCGAGAAACATCCGGTGGAAAGCGGCACCAGCCCCTGCTACCACCAATACCAGTGCAAGCTGAAAAATCCCGAAGCGACCGGCATCGTGGTTCGTGCGACCGACAGTTTCAACCATGTCTACACACAGACGCATTTCAACGAAAGCAACGATTTCACCGAGGCCGAGGGTTATTGA
- a CDS encoding DUF1573 domain-containing protein, which produces MTARRHILLTLLALCAFATAAQAQLVFTPDTWDFGTIRETDGRVSHTFTGENRGNTPVVILDVVTTCGCTVPQFTKRPIRPGEKTTVKVTFDPANRPGAFTKELGVYSSERKKVATLTIRGNVTPRMKSTEELYPVDAGGGLRLSTTLNAFSYIRPGQQVQSAIGYANTSGKTIRLELRPLESSGLLTVTAPREIAPGEQGSINVAYLIPEADPRYGTLRDALEVRVDGRTNGTAIVTHGIGIDRTPTGAEGQNAPKAQIIENIIKFGPVKHGAPRQERTFTLSNTGSAELVVRAVETNGRIATTLVPGQRIPAGSSFTARVSVDPGEQDFGVLTDFVMIVTNDPLRPMRRLRVTAIIEE; this is translated from the coding sequence ATGACGGCACGACGACATATCCTCCTCACACTCTTGGCCCTTTGCGCTTTCGCAACGGCGGCGCAGGCACAACTGGTCTTTACCCCCGACACCTGGGATTTCGGCACGATCCGCGAAACCGACGGCCGCGTGAGCCATACGTTCACGGGCGAGAACCGCGGCAATACGCCCGTGGTGATCCTCGACGTGGTCACCACCTGCGGCTGCACGGTACCCCAATTCACCAAGCGTCCGATCCGCCCCGGCGAGAAAACCACCGTCAAGGTGACATTCGACCCGGCCAACCGCCCCGGCGCCTTCACCAAGGAACTGGGCGTCTACTCCTCCGAGCGGAAAAAGGTCGCCACGCTCACCATCCGGGGCAATGTCACGCCGCGCATGAAATCCACCGAGGAGCTCTACCCGGTCGATGCGGGCGGAGGGCTGCGGCTCTCCACGACCCTCAACGCCTTCTCCTACATCCGCCCCGGACAACAGGTACAGTCCGCCATCGGCTATGCGAACACCTCGGGCAAAACCATCCGGCTCGAACTGCGCCCGCTGGAATCGAGCGGGCTGCTGACGGTGACCGCCCCGCGCGAGATCGCACCGGGCGAACAGGGATCGATCAACGTTGCCTACCTCATCCCCGAGGCCGATCCCCGCTACGGCACGCTGCGCGACGCCCTCGAGGTGCGCGTCGACGGCCGCACCAACGGCACGGCGATCGTCACCCACGGCATCGGCATCGACCGGACGCCAACAGGCGCCGAAGGACAAAACGCCCCGAAAGCACAGATAATCGAAAATATTATTAAATTTGGCCCGGTAAAGCATGGTGCCCCCAGGCAGGAACGTACCTTTACGCTCTCGAATACGGGCAGTGCCGAACTGGTCGTGCGCGCCGTCGAAACCAACGGCAGGATCGCCACGACGCTCGTCCCCGGACAACGCATCCCGGCGGGCAGTTCCTTCACGGCGAGGGTGTCCGTCGACCCGGGCGAACAGGATTTCGGCGTGCTGACCGATTTCGTGATGATCGTCACCAACGACCCGCTGCGCCCGATGCGGCGGCTGAGGGTGACGGCCATCATCGAAGAATAA
- a CDS encoding DUF6377 domain-containing protein: protein MSGAGNILPERIVLSASRGGEAGKNNADPAPATAGITQARSPRKSKAALPAIATGAFLLLAAISLALRQKHQIKRLRAQHAQTDARLHELSEQLAASSLRHETATRELSQANTIKDKYLRYYMQRSTFYINKLERHRTHLYKTALSYGQERLLRELRSPTPIEQEYKSFFHEFDRVFLSLYPDFVEKANALLRDGEQMKTSGLNTEFRLLAVIRLGITGNSEIAQFLHISINTVYTYRNRLRNAAKCPPAEFERRIMEIV from the coding sequence ATTTCGGGAGCCGGCAACATACTGCCGGAACGAATAGTCCTGTCGGCTTCGCGCGGCGGCGAAGCCGGCAAAAACAACGCTGACCCCGCGCCGGCAACAGCGGGGATCACGCAAGCCCGAAGCCCGCGGAAAAGCAAGGCCGCACTGCCGGCCATCGCAACGGGCGCATTCCTCCTACTGGCGGCCATCTCGCTCGCCCTCAGGCAAAAACACCAAATCAAACGGTTGCGTGCGCAGCATGCGCAAACCGACGCCCGGCTGCACGAACTCAGCGAACAGCTCGCCGCAAGCAGCCTCCGCCACGAAACAGCCACCCGGGAACTCTCCCAGGCCAATACCATCAAAGACAAATACCTGCGTTACTACATGCAACGCAGCACGTTCTACATCAACAAATTAGAACGTCACCGCACACACCTCTACAAGACTGCGCTCTCGTACGGGCAGGAGCGCCTTTTGCGTGAGTTGCGCTCGCCTACGCCCATCGAGCAGGAATACAAATCGTTCTTCCACGAATTCGACCGGGTATTCCTTTCGCTTTATCCCGACTTCGTGGAAAAGGCCAATGCCCTGCTGCGGGACGGGGAGCAAATGAAAACGTCCGGCCTCAACACCGAATTCCGGCTGCTGGCCGTGATCCGGCTGGGCATCACGGGCAACAGCGAAATCGCCCAGTTCCTGCATATCTCCATAAATACGGTCTACACCTACCGCAACCGGCTGCGGAACGCGGCAAAATGCCCGCCCGCCGAATTCGAACGCCGGATCATGGAGATCGTCTGA
- a CDS encoding sulfide/dihydroorotate dehydrogenase-like FAD/NAD-binding protein — protein sequence MYPILEKRLLAEGIWLMQVLAPRVAHSAQPGQFVIVRADEHGERIPLTISDYDPAQGSVTIVTQAIGASTRKICSLDAGDAFADFAGPLGHPSEFVTMQPGELRRRRYLFVAGGVGTAPVYPQVKWLREHGVAADVIIGAKTRDMLIYTNAMRAVAENLYIATDDGSEGFKGLVTQVVEELVEKQGRHYDECVAIGPMVMMKFVALTTKKYGLRTTVSLNALMVDGTGMCGACRVTVGGRTRFTCVEGPEFDGHEVDFDEAMRRQGMYRTQEQRAAAIEAERAAGHQCKIGLDK from the coding sequence ATGTACCCGATACTTGAAAAAAGACTCCTCGCCGAGGGCATCTGGCTGATGCAAGTCCTCGCACCGCGCGTCGCACATTCGGCGCAACCCGGGCAGTTCGTCATCGTCCGCGCCGACGAGCACGGCGAACGCATCCCGCTCACGATCTCGGACTACGACCCCGCGCAGGGCAGCGTCACCATCGTGACGCAGGCTATCGGCGCCTCGACACGCAAAATATGCTCGCTGGATGCGGGCGATGCCTTCGCCGATTTCGCAGGCCCGCTGGGACACCCCTCGGAATTCGTAACGATGCAGCCCGGCGAGCTCCGCAGGCGGCGCTACCTCTTCGTAGCGGGCGGCGTGGGCACCGCCCCGGTCTACCCCCAGGTCAAATGGCTCCGCGAGCACGGCGTCGCGGCCGATGTCATCATCGGCGCCAAGACCCGCGACATGCTCATCTATACCAACGCCATGCGTGCCGTAGCCGAAAACCTCTACATCGCCACCGACGACGGTTCGGAAGGGTTCAAGGGGCTCGTCACGCAGGTCGTCGAGGAGCTGGTCGAAAAACAGGGCCGGCATTACGACGAATGTGTCGCCATCGGGCCCATGGTCATGATGAAATTCGTGGCGCTCACCACAAAAAAATACGGGCTCAGGACAACCGTGTCGCTCAACGCGCTGATGGTCGACGGCACGGGCATGTGCGGCGCCTGCCGCGTGACGGTCGGCGGCAGGACGCGTTTCACCTGCGTCGAAGGCCCCGAGTTCGACGGCCACGAGGTCGATTTCGACGAAGCCATGCGCCGGCAGGGCATGTACCGCACGCAGGAACAGCGCGCCGCGGCCATCGAGGCCGAACGCGCCGCCGGGCACCAATGTAAAATAGGACTGGATAAATAG
- a CDS encoding SusC/RagA family TonB-linked outer membrane protein, which translates to MNKYHIITLILCLFCLGGAATASPDRTAAAPDTQARSSQLKVSGIIKDDAGSPLIGVTIVVKGTSSGSVSNSDGSYTITVPYAEATLMVSYIGYAPQEINVNNRTRIDITMVEDSKALEEVVVVGYNVQKKETITGSISTITTKDLKQSPTANINNALAGRMPGLLVNQFNGGEPGNDAAQLNIRGKSTYGKSDVIMIVDGIERDMSYLSPDEIETFTILKDASATAPYGIRGANGVIIVTTKRGRKGEKPTVDFKASVGVSEPIRYPDYLGSADYATLYNEAMLNDNPSLDPGSASLFSQETISNFRRAKGDNSDGLGYNWDYFDYAFKPSILQDYSLSVRGGTDRARYFILGSYYNQGGNYKHSNSDNVNKFLRYNFRANVDVDATKRLKISVDLGARVTEYNYPGATAANIISLANTQPPYLPIILPNNHNDVNQADFEENGGYLLYADNDYRYNMLGQLNRTGFSKRTRRYLQGSFKLSHDLDFITKGLSVAAQFSYDTYNQHTINNSVPTHSTGNLTYPGYSTWMLPTEYSIDEWKNNADYWIKNGTYVTANQRTTDDAQSNSISHGSPEGTSRFQARLDYARKFGDHNVSGMLLFYLQNKVISNQVPYRYMGFSGRATYDYRNKYLFEFNIGYNGSENFARGKRYGVFPAGAVGWVITQERFMRDVKWLDHLKLRASYGLVGNDQLSGNRFSYLQYYKSSDGMTTYFGETEAGYTSYLVEGVFANPNLTWEKARKFNFGIDAQFFNQRLTFTLDIFKEHRYDILTSLSGDDKVGFPYIVGQVAPIVNSGIVDNHGVEFEIGWNGHIGQHFRYYIRPNFTFARNKIKYCNEISYIDNNGRDCPWRYQTGKRLDENFCYIFDHFVADQGEADRLNAMNGGSGFAIWGPVQPGDVVYKDLNGDGVVNNYDRAAIGNPRTPEIQFGIPLGLSYKGFDFSMLWQGSALCSVQLSGPAVWDFPLYDQSRIGKVRRMHLDRWTPETAATAKYPALHYGIHNNNKQQYSSLFLYDASYIRLKNVEIGYTLPKAWTSKAGIQNVRIYVQGQNLLTFDNLGDVDMDPEIKNGDGSWFPVQRVINIGLNMTF; encoded by the coding sequence ATGAATAAATATCATATTATAACACTGATATTGTGTCTGTTTTGTCTGGGAGGGGCCGCCACGGCCTCTCCGGACAGGACGGCAGCCGCCCCGGACACCCAGGCGCGTTCCTCGCAGCTGAAGGTCTCGGGTATCATCAAGGATGACGCGGGAAGCCCGCTGATCGGCGTGACCATCGTCGTCAAAGGCACCTCCTCGGGCAGCGTATCGAACTCCGACGGCAGCTATACGATCACGGTTCCCTACGCCGAAGCGACGCTGATGGTCTCCTACATCGGCTATGCCCCGCAGGAGATAAACGTAAACAACCGCACGAGGATCGACATCACGATGGTCGAGGACAGCAAGGCGCTCGAAGAGGTCGTGGTGGTAGGTTACAACGTACAGAAGAAGGAGACCATCACCGGTTCGATCTCGACGATCACCACCAAAGACCTCAAGCAGTCCCCCACGGCCAACATCAACAATGCGCTGGCCGGGCGCATGCCGGGCCTGCTGGTCAACCAGTTCAACGGCGGCGAACCGGGTAACGACGCCGCACAGCTCAACATTCGCGGTAAATCGACCTACGGCAAGTCGGACGTGATCATGATCGTCGACGGTATCGAGCGCGACATGAGCTACCTCTCCCCGGACGAGATCGAGACCTTCACGATCCTCAAGGATGCTTCGGCGACGGCACCCTACGGTATCCGCGGCGCCAACGGCGTGATCATCGTCACGACCAAGCGCGGCCGAAAAGGCGAAAAACCGACCGTCGATTTCAAGGCGTCGGTCGGTGTCAGCGAACCCATCCGTTACCCCGACTACCTGGGTTCGGCAGACTATGCGACCCTCTACAACGAGGCGATGCTCAACGACAACCCCTCGCTGGATCCCGGCTCGGCATCGCTCTTCTCCCAGGAGACGATCAGCAATTTCCGCCGCGCCAAGGGCGACAACTCCGACGGCCTGGGCTACAACTGGGATTACTTCGACTACGCATTCAAACCGTCGATCCTCCAGGATTACAGCCTTTCGGTACGAGGCGGCACCGACCGCGCCCGTTATTTCATCCTCGGCAGCTACTACAACCAGGGCGGCAACTACAAGCATTCGAACTCCGACAACGTCAACAAGTTCCTGCGCTATAACTTCCGCGCCAACGTCGATGTCGACGCCACCAAGCGGCTGAAGATCTCGGTCGACCTGGGCGCCCGCGTCACGGAATACAACTACCCGGGCGCCACGGCGGCCAACATCATCTCGCTGGCCAACACGCAGCCCCCCTACCTGCCGATCATCCTGCCCAACAACCACAACGACGTCAACCAGGCCGATTTCGAGGAGAACGGCGGCTACCTGCTCTATGCCGACAACGACTACCGTTACAATATGCTCGGGCAGCTCAACCGCACCGGCTTCAGCAAACGTACGCGCCGCTACCTGCAGGGATCGTTCAAACTGAGCCACGACCTGGACTTCATCACCAAGGGCCTGAGCGTCGCCGCGCAGTTCTCCTACGACACCTACAACCAGCACACCATCAACAACAGCGTGCCGACCCACAGCACGGGCAACCTGACCTACCCGGGCTATTCGACGTGGATGCTCCCCACCGAATACAGTATCGACGAGTGGAAGAACAACGCCGACTACTGGATCAAGAACGGCACCTATGTAACCGCCAACCAGCGAACCACGGACGATGCGCAAAGCAACAGCATCAGCCACGGCTCGCCCGAAGGGACGTCGCGTTTCCAGGCGCGCCTGGACTACGCCCGCAAATTCGGCGACCACAACGTGTCGGGCATGCTGCTCTTCTACCTGCAGAACAAGGTCATCAGCAACCAGGTTCCCTATCGCTACATGGGATTTTCAGGCCGCGCGACCTACGACTACCGGAACAAGTACCTCTTCGAGTTCAACATCGGTTACAACGGCTCGGAGAACTTCGCCCGCGGCAAGCGCTACGGCGTATTCCCGGCAGGCGCCGTCGGCTGGGTCATCACGCAGGAGCGATTCATGAGGGACGTAAAGTGGCTCGACCACCTCAAGCTGCGCGCATCGTACGGTCTGGTGGGTAACGACCAGCTTTCGGGCAACCGTTTCTCCTACCTGCAATACTACAAGTCGTCGGACGGCATGACCACCTATTTCGGCGAGACCGAGGCCGGCTATACCAGCTACCTGGTCGAGGGCGTGTTCGCCAATCCGAACCTGACGTGGGAGAAGGCCCGCAAGTTCAACTTCGGTATCGACGCCCAGTTCTTCAACCAGCGGCTGACCTTCACGCTCGATATCTTCAAGGAGCACCGCTACGACATCCTCACTTCGCTCTCGGGGGATGACAAGGTCGGGTTCCCCTACATCGTCGGGCAGGTCGCCCCGATCGTCAACTCGGGTATCGTCGACAACCACGGCGTCGAATTCGAAATCGGCTGGAACGGTCATATCGGGCAGCATTTCCGCTACTACATCCGCCCGAACTTCACGTTCGCACGCAACAAGATAAAATACTGCAACGAAATCTCCTACATCGACAACAACGGCCGTGACTGCCCGTGGCGTTACCAGACCGGCAAACGCCTCGATGAGAATTTCTGCTACATCTTCGACCACTTCGTGGCCGACCAGGGCGAGGCCGACCGCCTGAACGCGATGAACGGCGGCAGCGGATTCGCCATCTGGGGCCCCGTACAGCCGGGCGACGTGGTCTACAAAGACCTCAACGGCGACGGCGTGGTCAACAACTACGACCGTGCCGCCATCGGCAACCCCCGTACGCCCGAGATCCAGTTCGGTATTCCGCTGGGACTCTCCTACAAGGGCTTCGACTTCAGCATGCTGTGGCAGGGCTCGGCACTCTGCTCCGTACAGCTGAGCGGCCCGGCCGTATGGGATTTCCCGCTCTACGACCAGTCGCGTATCGGCAAGGTGCGCCGGATGCACCTCGACCGCTGGACGCCCGAAACGGCAGCTACGGCGAAATACCCCGCTCTGCACTACGGCATCCACAACAACAATAAACAGCAGTATTCGAGCCTCTTCCTCTACGACGCTTCGTACATCCGCCTGAAAAACGTCGAGATCGGTTACACGCTGCCCAAAGCCTGGACTTCGAAAGCCGGCATCCAGAACGTCCGCATCTACGTGCAGGGACAGAACCTGCTCACGTTCGACAACCTGGGCGACGTCGACATGGATCCCGAGATCAAGAACGGCGACGGCAGCTGGTTCCCCGTACAGCGTGTCATCAACATCGGCCTTAACATGACATTCTAA
- a CDS encoding RagB/SusD family nutrient uptake outer membrane protein: protein MKKILYLLCSCFAVTLMASCEDFLDKTPQGDKTDQDIFSRFNETESLINRLYFYARAADQPLVHIRFFSDSALTDECEGSSAENGWSNKFNDGDWEPGSQLYTSCNATTNAGACHTFWPKLYEDIRCANVILEGIEKYNTPDSEARPGTLSQRIGEVLFIRAYLHYCVLKSYGECPYVDYTVNPNALPPFERENIHTIVEKICRDCDEAYARVSAQNLMDQFGRVEKGACLALKAMALWIAATPLYNGSTLKGDTRNYASVYQSYDPARWDAAAAAAKAVMDFEAEGQKRYSLYQGSPKSQTTDSGGTDQSNGAVYSRLWELFHRTMNDAKKAEWIFFHLHCKTVGYHNDMYPPSAQGQAREVPVQDQVDEYEVIGPDGYGYPIYALKQNHKALYGSLISEEDMAKAYDDGNPYVNRDPRFYRDIIYHGSMFKGKWINTATGADAINAANSTSTGYFTRKYFDGYYTKGMSGNWNFDAPLIRLATIYLVYAEAVTRSKGATPEVYNLMNELRARSFMAPIPPAAQTNKELLLDYILRERRVELYHEKSRFFSTRFYLEPTSPEELAKDAQWSSIQGTNDQKAQLYFDKYGAYPKTQHRICGMRPVEDPNGKISISGKTYRMERFWKEDRVFLEKHYLFPIPTEELQRANIPQNPNW, encoded by the coding sequence ATGAAAAAAATCTTATATCTGCTCTGTAGCTGCTTTGCAGTCACGCTGATGGCTTCCTGCGAGGATTTCCTCGACAAGACCCCGCAGGGCGACAAAACGGATCAGGACATATTCTCGCGTTTCAACGAGACTGAAAGCCTGATTAACCGGCTCTACTTCTACGCCCGCGCCGCCGACCAGCCGCTCGTGCACATCCGTTTCTTCAGCGACTCTGCGCTCACGGACGAATGCGAAGGCTCTTCGGCCGAGAACGGATGGTCCAACAAGTTCAACGACGGCGACTGGGAACCGGGTTCCCAGCTCTACACCTCGTGCAACGCCACGACCAATGCGGGTGCCTGCCACACCTTCTGGCCCAAACTCTACGAAGACATCCGCTGCGCCAACGTCATCCTCGAAGGTATCGAGAAGTACAACACCCCGGATTCCGAGGCACGCCCCGGCACGCTCTCGCAGCGTATCGGCGAGGTGCTCTTCATCCGCGCCTACCTGCACTACTGCGTACTGAAAAGCTACGGCGAATGCCCCTACGTCGACTATACGGTAAACCCCAACGCACTGCCGCCGTTCGAACGCGAGAACATCCATACGATCGTCGAGAAGATCTGTCGCGACTGCGACGAGGCCTATGCCCGCGTCTCGGCGCAGAACCTGATGGATCAGTTCGGCCGCGTGGAGAAAGGCGCCTGCCTGGCGCTGAAGGCCATGGCGCTCTGGATCGCAGCCACGCCGCTCTACAACGGGTCGACGCTCAAAGGCGACACCCGCAACTATGCGTCGGTCTACCAGTCGTACGACCCCGCGCGTTGGGACGCCGCAGCCGCGGCCGCCAAGGCCGTGATGGATTTCGAGGCCGAGGGACAGAAACGCTACTCGCTCTACCAGGGTTCGCCCAAAAGCCAGACGACCGACTCGGGCGGCACGGATCAGAGCAACGGCGCGGTTTACAGCCGCCTGTGGGAGCTGTTCCACCGCACGATGAACGACGCCAAGAAAGCCGAATGGATCTTCTTCCACCTCCACTGCAAAACCGTGGGTTACCACAACGACATGTACCCGCCTTCGGCGCAGGGACAGGCACGCGAGGTTCCCGTACAGGATCAGGTGGACGAATACGAGGTGATCGGCCCCGACGGCTACGGTTATCCGATCTATGCGCTCAAGCAGAACCACAAGGCGCTCTACGGCAGCCTGATCTCCGAGGAGGACATGGCCAAGGCCTATGACGACGGCAACCCCTATGTCAACCGCGACCCGCGTTTCTACCGCGACATCATCTACCACGGATCCATGTTCAAGGGCAAGTGGATCAACACGGCCACCGGTGCCGACGCCATCAACGCCGCCAACTCCACGTCGACGGGCTACTTCACCCGCAAATATTTCGACGGCTATTACACCAAGGGCATGTCGGGCAACTGGAACTTCGATGCGCCGCTGATCCGCCTGGCGACGATCTACCTGGTCTATGCCGAAGCGGTCACCCGCTCGAAGGGCGCCACCCCCGAGGTCTACAACCTGATGAACGAGCTGCGTGCCCGTTCGTTCATGGCCCCCATCCCGCCGGCCGCGCAGACCAACAAGGAGTTGCTACTCGACTACATCCTGCGCGAACGCCGCGTAGAGCTCTACCACGAAAAGAGCCGCTTCTTCTCGACGCGGTTCTACCTCGAACCGACCAGCCCCGAAGAACTGGCCAAGGATGCCCAGTGGAGTTCGATCCAGGGGACGAACGACCAGAAGGCACAGTTGTATTTCGACAAATACGGCGCCTACCCCAAGACGCAGCACCGCATCTGCGGCATGCGCCCCGTGGAAGACCCCAACGGCAAGATATCGATATCCGGCAAAACCTACCGCATGGAACGCTTCTGGAAGGAGGACCGCGTATTCCTCGAGAAGCACTACCTCTTCCCGATCCCGACCGAAGAGTTGCAGCGGGCCAACATTCCGCAAAACCCCAACTGGTAA